Proteins encoded together in one Miscanthus floridulus cultivar M001 chromosome 16, ASM1932011v1, whole genome shotgun sequence window:
- the LOC136510462 gene encoding uncharacterized protein: MDFIEALPRVGGKSIILTVVDRSTNSVWLCLRHRALASQNVVTKGKLQPRFYRPYRVAAIINDVTYRLELPPHVGLHDVFHVGLLKKGVRQVLVHWQDEPAASATWEDLDNFIDRYPSFQLEDELFVKGGRDVMWGRQYQRRPRARDVARRARAASKEVLAVIKRQCELVTLDTSIPFSSLVTEGQLRSVRESATKAVLQVAKVILSLSSYIDGKLMARSSGFLIGWDEKSREGTVLTSAHIICSKYTSQWSGTDEYSPNAKVVAHLLDEDETTVPAQLLHYDKHINMALFTVGIESCAKIPEFNSDVKYGQETFVMGRDENLNLTVDYEFVGFHGPNLHERPHYMFTGGAIRKSSIGGPVIDFSGEVLGMANFPGSAFIPSSIISRCLAMWKKYQCIPRLHFGMKFSPIKFLDPIHVERIFRKCNVDSGLIVEEVSNGSVAEELGVRRGDIIYSVNGKCIATTVELESLNMSICENHLDQGGTIGSWIDIPVGILHMRKGHKGPSRTLSLRLNVSDGIEVFASLLTPFD; the protein is encoded by the exons ATGGACTTCATCGAGGCGCTGCCCCGGGTTGGCGGCAAGTCTATCATCCTCACTGTTGTCGATAGATCAACAAATTCA GTCTGGCTCTGCCTTCGCCACCGAGCCCTAGCCTCCCAGAACGTGGTCACCAAAGGGAAGTTACAACCCCGTTTCTACAGGCCGTACCGCGTCGCCGCCATCATCAACGACGTCACCTACCGCCTCGAGCTTCCTCCTCACGTCGGGctacatgatgtcttccatgttggGCTGCTCAAGAA AGGTGTGCGGCAGGTGCTGGTGCATTGGCAAGACGAGCCTGCAGCATCGGCCACCTGGGAAGACCTCGACAACTTCATCGACCGCTATCCaagcttccagctcgaggacgagctgttcgtCAAGGGAGGGAGAGATGTGATGTGGGGGCGCCAATATCAAAGGCGTCCCAGGGCTCGAGATGTGGCCAGAAGGGCCAGAGCGGCATCCAAGGAAGTACTAGCTGTAATCA AGCGCCAATGTGAGCTTGTCACACTTGATACTTCTATTCCTTTCTCATCGTTGGTAACAGAAGGTCAATTGAGGAGTGTTCGTGAATCCGCAACAAAAGCGGTTCTCCAAGTAGCTAAAGTTATTCTTAGTCTCTCATCCTATATCG ATGGTAAACTGATGGCACGTTCAtctggttttcttattggttggGATGAGAAGAGTAGAGAAGGCACTGTTTTAACATCAGCACATATAATCTGCTCAAAATATACGAGCCAGTGGTCAGGTACAGATGAGTATTCACCTAATGCTAAG GTTGTTGCTCATTTGTTAGATGAAGATGAGACTACTGTGCCTGCACAATTGCTTCATTATGACAAGCACATCAATATGGCTCTGTTTACAGTTGGTATAGAGTCATGTGCTAAAATTCCTGAATTCAATAGTGATGTGAAATATGGTCAGGAAACATTTGTGATGGGTAGAGATGAAAATCTAAATTTGACCGTTGATTATGAGTTTGTTGGATTTCATGGCCCAAATCTACATGAACGTCCTCACTATATGTTCACTGGTGGTGCAATTAGAAAG TCTAGCATTGGAGGGCCAGTAATTGACTTCAGTGGGGAAGTTTTGGGGATGGCTAACTTTCCAGGATCAGCTTTTATTCCTTCCTCTATTATATCGAGGTGCTTGGCTATGTGGAAGAAATATCA GTGTATCCCTCGGCTGCATTTTGGGATGAAGTTTTCACCCATTAAATTTCTAGATCCGATTCATGTGGAGAGGATCTTTCGTAAGTGCAATGTTGATTCAGGTCTAATAGTTGAAGAG GTGTCTAATGGATCAGTTGCAGAGGAGCTAGGAGTTAGACGTGGTGATATCATCTACTCCGTAAATGGAAAGTGCATTGCTACCACTGTTGAG TTGGAAAGCTTAAATATGAGCATATGCGAGAAtcatcttgatcaaggaggaaccATCGGTTCCTGGATAGACATACCG GTTGGTATATTGCACATGCGGAAAGGTCATAAAGGTCCAAGTCGCACTTTAAGTCTGAGATTAAATGTATCAGATGGCATAGAGGTGTTCGCAAGCCTTCTGACTCCTTTCGACTAG